The following proteins are encoded in a genomic region of Colius striatus isolate bColStr4 unplaced genomic scaffold, bColStr4.1.hap1 scaffold_44, whole genome shotgun sequence:
- the LOC104549857 gene encoding olfactory receptor 10C1, translating to MIPMNLSEVSEFRLLGSSEASHLHPLLFVVLFSLYILTVMANTVIALIINADSTLHTPMYFFLTQLSCLDICYLSVIVPKVLENLMVGKIDISKTGCAMQMFFFLFFGVAECFLLAAMSFDRYMAICYPLHYTVIMTSRVCKSLVAGTYICGTAVGLVHTIITFSLPFCGLAINHFFCEIQPLLELLCGNTSPSEIQVIVVALFAIVGPFLLIIYSYICIIFTIFKMSSAEIQQKAFSTCSSHLLVVTLFYGTASSMYLRPKSGYSASVDKLLSLSYTVVTPLLNPIIYTLRNEEVEGALKKTLGVKKVLSVKSESSYPGADT from the coding sequence ATGATTCCCATGAACCTCAGTGAAGTCAGTGAATTCAGACTCCTGGGTTCTTCTGAAGCCTCACACTTGCATCCTTTGCTCTTTGTagtcttattttctctttatatcCTCACAGTGATGGCTAATACAGTGATTGCTCTGATAATAAATGCCGATAGCACCCTTCACACCCCCATGTATTTCTTCCTCACTCAGCTGTCCTGTTTGGATATATGCTACTTGTCAGTCATCGTCCCAAAGGTTCTTGAGAATCTAATGGTGGGAAAAATAGATATTTCCAAGACAGGATGTGCaatgcaaatgtttttcttccttttctttggaGTTGCAGAATGTTTTCTCTTGGCTGCCATGTCATTTGACCGTTACATGGCCATATGCTACCCCCTGCATTACACGGTCATTATGACCAGTAGAGTCTGCAAAAGCCTTGTTGCTGGAACTTACATCTGTGGGACTGCTGTAGGCTTAGTACACACCATCATAACATTCAGCTTGCCATTCTGTGGCCTTGCCATCAACCACTTCTTCTGTGAGATTCAGCCTCTCTTGGAGTTGCTCTGCGGTAACACCTCCCCAAGTGAAATCCAAGTCATTGTGGTGGCTCTCTTTGCTATCGTGGGTCCCTTCTTACTGATCATTTACTCGTATATTTGCATCATTTTCACAATTTTTAAGATGTCATCAGCTGAAATCCAGCAGAAAGCATTTTCTACTTGCTCTTCACACCTTTTAGTTGTGACTCTTTTCTACGGTACAGCAAGCTCCATGTATCTGCGCCCAAAATCCGGCTACTCTGCCTCTGTGGATAAATTGCTCTCACTTTCTTACACTGTGGTGACGCCTCTGCTGAACCCTATTATCTATACTTTGAGGAatgaggaggtggaaggagcTCTGAAGAAAA